The following coding sequences are from one Bifidobacterium sp. window:
- a CDS encoding branched-chain amino acid aminotransferase, whose translation MTEQSHHDPAALDSQTKAFTILANTEPASESKRKELIDKPAFGQVFSDHMSHISWTKGEGWSDRRVEPYAPLKLDPGASVLHYAQEVFEGLKAYRHADGSTWLFRPDANARRFQNSAKRLYLPELGIDDFLGSVAALVKQDVEWVPTRREYTLYMRPFMFASEPFLGVRAPEEVDYCVIASPSGPYFPGGVKPVSIWVEDKWFRTGPGGTGFAKCGGNYAASLLGEYRGLENGCEQVCFVDAATKTYLEELGGMNMFAVHKDGHLETPSLTGSILPGITRDSLIQLLKDQGRDVVETMIKLQDLLDDIKSGEVTEVFACGTAAIITPIGRFKSDTFDVTVANGESGDLTVKLREELLGIQLGEREDTHNWMWKVC comes from the coding sequence ATGACAGAGCAATCACATCACGATCCCGCGGCCTTGGATTCTCAGACCAAGGCATTTACTATTCTGGCGAATACTGAGCCGGCCTCTGAATCTAAGAGGAAAGAACTTATTGACAAGCCTGCTTTTGGTCAGGTTTTTTCAGATCATATGAGTCATATCAGCTGGACTAAAGGCGAAGGTTGGTCAGATCGTCGCGTTGAGCCATATGCACCTTTGAAACTCGACCCAGGCGCATCGGTTTTGCATTATGCCCAAGAGGTTTTTGAAGGTCTTAAGGCATATCGGCATGCAGATGGTTCGACTTGGTTATTCAGACCAGATGCCAACGCCCGTCGTTTTCAGAATTCTGCGAAGCGCTTGTATCTTCCGGAATTAGGTATTGACGACTTCTTAGGTTCAGTGGCAGCGTTGGTGAAACAAGATGTTGAGTGGGTACCTACAAGGCGTGAATACACCTTATATATGCGTCCATTCATGTTTGCCTCGGAGCCATTCCTTGGCGTTCGTGCACCCGAAGAGGTTGATTATTGCGTTATTGCGTCACCCTCAGGACCATATTTCCCAGGCGGAGTCAAGCCTGTGAGCATCTGGGTTGAGGACAAGTGGTTCCGTACTGGTCCTGGAGGCACAGGATTTGCCAAGTGTGGTGGTAATTATGCGGCATCCCTGTTGGGAGAATATCGCGGCTTGGAAAACGGATGCGAGCAGGTGTGCTTCGTAGATGCTGCAACCAAAACTTACCTTGAGGAACTTGGCGGCATGAATATGTTTGCAGTTCATAAGGATGGGCATTTGGAGACTCCAAGCCTGACAGGCAGCATTCTGCCAGGCATTACTCGCGATTCACTAATCCAATTGCTTAAGGATCAAGGTCGCGATGTTGTAGAAACGATGATTAAACTTCAGGATCTTCTCGACGATATTAAATCAGGCGAAGTGACTGAGGTATTCGCTTGCGGGACAGCAGCGATTATCACACCAATCGGTCGTTTTAAGTCGGACACCTTCGATGTCACCGTTGCAAACGGAGAGTCGGGAGATTTGACTGTTAAGTTGCGCGAAGAACTGCTTGGTATTCAGTTGGGTGAGCGTGAAGATACCCATAACTGGATGTGGAAGGTTTGCTGA
- a CDS encoding 50S ribosomal protein L25/general stress protein Ctc — MANTITIAGSTRTQFGKGAARRMRVAQQIPATIYAGGIEPTFIALPMKETTNALRHTNALFELKYDDGSKMAVVKDVQRNPVKRQIEHIDFLEVRAGEKVVVEVPVFVEGETKGAAVAFVDMQNLEVRADVTNLPERIVVNVEGLADGEKVLAKDVELPEGSELVIDDPEDSVVTVEVPKEESLEPEIPAEVPAAADAAESDTETADAE; from the coding sequence ATGGCAAATACCATTACTATTGCAGGATCAACAAGAACACAGTTCGGCAAAGGTGCTGCACGTCGTATGCGCGTAGCTCAGCAGATCCCTGCAACCATTTATGCCGGCGGTATCGAGCCAACTTTTATCGCTTTACCGATGAAAGAAACCACTAACGCACTCCGTCACACCAATGCACTGTTCGAACTCAAGTATGACGACGGTTCCAAAATGGCCGTGGTTAAGGACGTACAGCGCAATCCAGTCAAGCGCCAGATTGAGCATATTGATTTCCTTGAGGTCCGCGCAGGAGAAAAGGTTGTTGTTGAGGTTCCTGTCTTCGTTGAGGGTGAAACGAAGGGTGCTGCTGTGGCATTCGTTGACATGCAGAATCTTGAGGTTCGTGCTGACGTCACCAACCTTCCTGAGCGCATTGTAGTTAACGTTGAGGGACTTGCTGATGGTGAGAAGGTTCTTGCCAAGGACGTTGAACTGCCTGAAGGTTCAGAATTGGTTATCGATGACCCAGAAGATTCAGTGGTGACCGTTGAAGTTCCTAAGGAAGAATCTCTCGAGCCTGAAATTCCTGCAGAGGTTCCTGCAGCCGCTGACGCCGCTGAGAGTGATACCGAAACCGCAGACGCTGAGTAA
- a CDS encoding NAD(P)(+) transhydrogenase (Re/Si-specific) subunit beta — translation MTTIDIVAWFVYLLAAVMFVIGLHFMNSPKSARKGNQISAAGMVLAVVMAFTRLFLVGFLSITAVIVLVAGVLVGGLAGVYSAKKVKMTDMPQLVSIFNTVGGGAAALVALNDILASAKTPDQVVLVTAGLGVLIGSVTFTGSLVAAGKLQGIIPGKPIALPAKNLWNIVCAVLAVLSVVMLVMQSEHRLLWSVSTAVFALLYGLLFVFPIGGADMPVVISVLNACTGTAVAMSGLAIDNVALIIAGALVGAAGVTLSVLMAKAMNRPLSSVLLGGFGDTSANADVEGPEGSMRETTADDVAVQLAYAQKVIFTPGFGLAQAQAQRELADLGELLKARGIEVLYAIHPVAGRMPGHMNVLLAEANVPYEELIDLDDINPQFPTASISLVVGANDVTNPAARKPGTAVSGMPILDVDKAQNVVVIKRGRGKGYAGIENELYFNPNTQMLFGDAKAELQAIIAAVKELDA, via the coding sequence ATGACCACCATAGATATTGTTGCATGGTTCGTGTATTTGCTTGCGGCGGTGATGTTTGTCATCGGTTTGCACTTTATGAATTCGCCTAAATCAGCTCGTAAAGGCAATCAAATCTCGGCAGCCGGCATGGTGCTTGCTGTAGTTATGGCATTCACTCGCCTGTTCTTGGTAGGGTTCCTTTCAATTACTGCCGTTATAGTGCTCGTTGCTGGTGTATTAGTCGGTGGACTGGCTGGTGTGTACTCAGCTAAAAAAGTCAAAATGACTGATATGCCCCAATTGGTATCAATTTTTAATACCGTCGGTGGAGGTGCTGCAGCACTTGTTGCACTCAACGATATTCTTGCCTCAGCCAAGACACCTGACCAGGTCGTATTGGTAACCGCAGGATTAGGTGTGCTTATTGGCTCAGTAACTTTTACAGGATCTCTGGTGGCAGCAGGTAAACTTCAAGGTATTATTCCCGGCAAACCGATAGCTCTACCTGCGAAAAACTTGTGGAATATTGTGTGTGCTGTGCTTGCGGTACTCAGCGTAGTCATGCTCGTAATGCAGTCGGAACATCGACTGCTCTGGTCTGTTTCGACAGCAGTGTTTGCGTTGTTGTATGGGTTGTTGTTTGTATTCCCCATAGGTGGGGCAGATATGCCTGTGGTGATTTCTGTGCTCAACGCATGCACGGGTACTGCCGTCGCCATGAGCGGTTTAGCAATCGATAATGTGGCACTCATTATTGCAGGCGCTTTAGTTGGCGCAGCGGGTGTGACGCTGTCGGTGTTGATGGCAAAAGCTATGAATAGACCATTGTCAAGTGTGCTATTGGGCGGTTTCGGTGACACATCGGCTAACGCAGATGTTGAGGGGCCGGAAGGCTCCATGCGCGAGACAACGGCAGATGATGTTGCAGTCCAACTTGCGTATGCGCAGAAAGTTATATTCACCCCAGGATTTGGTCTCGCACAAGCTCAAGCGCAACGCGAATTGGCTGATTTAGGAGAGTTGTTGAAGGCACGAGGCATCGAGGTACTGTATGCAATTCATCCTGTAGCTGGTCGTATGCCAGGACATATGAATGTGTTGTTAGCAGAGGCGAATGTGCCCTATGAAGAGCTTATTGATTTGGATGACATCAATCCGCAATTCCCAACTGCCTCTATTTCCTTAGTTGTCGGCGCCAATGATGTGACCAACCCCGCTGCCAGAAAGCCCGGTACTGCAGTATCGGGTATGCCTATTCTTGACGTTGATAAAGCACAGAATGTTGTGGTGATTAAGCGCGGAAGAGGTAAAGGCTATGCAGGAATAGAGAATGAACTGTATTTCAATCCCAATACGCAAATGCTCTTCGGCGACGCGAAGGCTGAGCTTCAGGCAATCATTGCAGCAGTGAAGGAACTCGACGCCTAA
- a CDS encoding NAD(P) transhydrogenase subunit alpha codes for MEELVVPITLFIMALLLGVEVIGKVPATLHTPLMSGANSIHGIVIVGVVIVAAHADTPLSYVFIFLAAVLGTMNVVGGYVVTDRMLEMFKSSKPTSTQSPTAGAIDASGNTNNHKDRA; via the coding sequence ATGGAAGAGCTCGTGGTACCCATAACGTTGTTCATCATGGCGTTATTACTTGGCGTTGAAGTAATCGGCAAAGTGCCCGCCACTTTACATACGCCTTTGATGAGCGGAGCAAATTCCATACACGGCATTGTCATCGTCGGTGTCGTTATTGTTGCTGCGCACGCAGATACTCCACTATCGTATGTTTTTATTTTCCTAGCAGCGGTACTTGGAACAATGAATGTTGTCGGAGGATATGTGGTCACAGACCGCATGTTAGAGATGTTCAAATCGTCAAAGCCAACCTCGACTCAGTCTCCTACAGCTGGAGCGATAGATGCATCCGGTAATACAAACAACCATAAGGATCGGGCCTGA
- a CDS encoding NAD(P) transhydrogenase subunit alpha, with product MGQENHSAVTYGVLREQSPEESRVALTPDVATRLKRLHVTCNIESGAGLTAGFSDDDYRQAQVNVLDRNAVITQSQALGFVSRPDADVLKALASGTWILGILGSFTDSQYIQQLESAGLIAVALERLPRQLSSAQSMDEMTSQNSVMGYKAALVAANAYASFLPMMTTAAGTVRPAKVLVLGAGIAGLQAIGTAKRLGAVVTAYDVRPAAREEIESLGAKFLDLNIDLSSGQGEGGYARQLSAQEQAEQQAAVDRSASQFDIVITTAKVPGRKPPVLLTAAGVEALHRGAVIVDCAASDLGGNVEGSTPGKTTTAGGVIILGCPNLASEVSSTASRLLSRNLADTLAHFIDNDTTLHVDLSSELDKALIVAGKNEEGK from the coding sequence ATGGGTCAAGAAAACCATTCAGCGGTGACTTATGGAGTTCTGCGTGAACAGTCACCAGAAGAGTCCCGTGTGGCACTTACTCCTGACGTTGCTACCCGCCTCAAGCGTCTACACGTCACTTGTAATATTGAATCAGGTGCTGGCCTGACTGCAGGATTCAGTGATGATGACTACCGGCAGGCTCAAGTCAATGTCTTAGATAGAAACGCAGTGATTACGCAGTCCCAAGCGTTAGGATTTGTTAGCCGTCCGGATGCTGATGTGCTCAAGGCCCTTGCATCAGGAACCTGGATTCTCGGAATTCTAGGATCGTTTACGGACTCTCAATACATTCAACAACTTGAATCCGCTGGGTTAATTGCCGTTGCTTTAGAACGTTTGCCCAGACAACTCAGCTCGGCGCAATCCATGGATGAGATGACCTCACAAAATTCTGTTATGGGGTATAAGGCAGCACTCGTTGCGGCGAATGCCTATGCCTCATTCCTGCCCATGATGACAACCGCAGCAGGCACTGTACGCCCTGCGAAGGTATTAGTGCTGGGTGCTGGGATTGCAGGGCTACAAGCCATAGGCACTGCCAAACGTCTTGGAGCTGTGGTGACAGCTTACGATGTTAGACCTGCAGCTCGTGAAGAGATTGAATCGTTGGGAGCTAAATTCCTCGACCTCAATATTGATTTGTCTTCTGGGCAGGGTGAGGGAGGTTATGCGCGTCAACTTTCCGCACAGGAGCAAGCTGAGCAACAGGCCGCGGTTGATCGCAGCGCTTCACAATTTGACATCGTCATCACCACAGCCAAAGTTCCCGGTCGTAAGCCGCCTGTACTGCTGACTGCCGCAGGAGTTGAAGCACTTCACCGTGGTGCTGTCATCGTAGACTGTGCAGCCAGTGACTTGGGAGGCAACGTTGAGGGGTCCACTCCAGGGAAGACCACAACTGCCGGTGGGGTTATTATCCTTGGCTGTCCCAATCTTGCTAGCGAGGTTTCTTCAACAGCATCCAGACTATTGTCCCGTAATTTGGCAGATACCCTTGCGCACTTTATCGACAACGACACTACTTTACATGTGGATTTGAGCAGTGAACTCGATAAGGCACTAATTGTTGCTGGGAAAAACGAGGAAGGTAAGTAA
- a CDS encoding AMP-dependent synthetase/ligase, whose amino-acid sequence MAQRAASVGRYHEHERVDTAERPLSTPNPTVGSDTIIHEWSAGYPTVTAVDPVSGLLTTSTTGANTLSDDMTIYDLYALRAKNMPGETMYHFQRNGEWISKTTTQTIEDIRSTAKGLLHAGMKKGDSVAFMCHTSYEWNIVDAAVLAVGGVIATVYDTDSAEQIRYIVNNSDASLLIVETREMREKADGAIQECPSLERISCLENGALEELQAYGTSVSDEALDARIASIHASDLCSIVYTSGSTAAPKGVEMTHAHYCNLALNLNAYIPDLLGDTNGSVLLFLPQAHSFARAINYACAYSSIQIYIAQGIKTLISDLQVAKPTVMIGVPRVFEKVYNAASQKAGHGAKGMAFAAAVVAAQDYMKQVSESGKANTRTSLRRGIFDPVVYSSLRQALGGRAKWIVSGGAPIDPALLSFFRGADVPVYEGYGLTETTAPCAFSPLGTPFHEGSVGIAFPDFSIRIAADGEIQISGTSVFHRYHKNDEATTSSFTEDGWYATGDLGRLDSDGFLYITGRKKDLIITAGGKNVSPGPIEEMIQRSEVVSRAVVLGDKRPFISALVTLDEETLRPWLASKGLDKDMPVAQAAQNAAVRAEVQKFVDTANEGVSRAESVRKFIILPEDFTQENGLLTASMKVIRPKVIARYNDLLNTQMYTPRK is encoded by the coding sequence ATGGCACAACGCGCAGCCAGCGTGGGTAGATACCATGAACACGAGAGGGTCGATACAGCTGAACGTCCCTTATCAACACCAAACCCAACAGTCGGGTCCGACACAATTATCCATGAATGGTCAGCGGGTTATCCCACAGTTACTGCAGTAGACCCAGTATCAGGCCTCTTAACTACCTCAACTACGGGCGCTAATACTCTCTCTGATGATATGACTATCTACGACTTGTACGCCTTAAGGGCCAAAAACATGCCCGGGGAAACGATGTATCACTTCCAACGTAACGGTGAGTGGATTAGTAAAACCACCACCCAAACGATTGAAGATATTCGTTCAACTGCAAAGGGACTACTGCACGCAGGAATGAAAAAAGGTGATTCAGTCGCCTTTATGTGCCACACCAGTTATGAGTGGAATATTGTTGATGCAGCAGTTCTTGCAGTCGGTGGTGTTATAGCGACTGTTTACGACACCGATTCAGCAGAGCAAATCCGCTACATTGTCAATAATTCTGATGCAAGCCTGCTGATAGTAGAAACACGCGAAATGCGAGAAAAAGCAGACGGAGCAATTCAAGAATGTCCAAGTCTTGAACGTATCTCTTGCCTTGAAAATGGCGCACTAGAAGAACTTCAAGCCTACGGGACCTCAGTAAGCGATGAGGCTTTGGACGCCCGAATTGCATCAATACACGCCAGTGATTTGTGCTCAATTGTGTATACCTCAGGCTCAACTGCTGCGCCAAAAGGCGTTGAGATGACACATGCGCATTATTGCAACTTAGCACTGAATCTTAATGCCTATATACCGGATTTACTTGGTGATACTAATGGATCTGTGTTGCTGTTTCTTCCACAGGCACATTCATTTGCTCGAGCAATTAATTACGCGTGCGCGTACAGTTCCATACAGATTTATATCGCGCAAGGTATTAAAACTCTAATTTCTGATTTACAGGTAGCAAAGCCAACAGTGATGATTGGTGTTCCGCGTGTGTTTGAAAAAGTCTATAATGCGGCTTCTCAAAAGGCAGGACATGGCGCTAAGGGAATGGCCTTCGCTGCTGCCGTGGTTGCTGCTCAAGACTATATGAAGCAGGTCTCCGAATCAGGTAAAGCTAATACTAGAACCTCGTTGCGCAGAGGTATTTTTGACCCGGTAGTCTATAGCTCATTGCGCCAAGCATTAGGTGGACGTGCTAAATGGATTGTTTCCGGTGGAGCCCCGATAGACCCAGCATTGCTGAGCTTCTTCCGTGGTGCCGACGTACCGGTATATGAAGGTTATGGACTCACCGAAACAACGGCACCGTGTGCCTTCAGCCCACTAGGCACGCCTTTCCACGAAGGATCCGTTGGCATCGCTTTCCCTGATTTCTCTATACGCATTGCTGCAGATGGTGAAATTCAGATTTCAGGAACAAGTGTTTTCCACCGCTACCACAAGAATGATGAAGCTACCACGAGTTCATTCACCGAAGACGGTTGGTATGCCACTGGGGATTTGGGACGTTTAGACAGCGACGGCTTCTTGTATATTACTGGCCGAAAGAAAGATTTGATTATTACTGCAGGCGGCAAAAACGTCTCCCCTGGTCCTATTGAGGAAATGATTCAACGTTCCGAAGTTGTTTCACGCGCCGTTGTGCTTGGTGATAAACGTCCATTTATCTCGGCTTTAGTAACGCTCGATGAAGAAACTTTACGACCGTGGCTCGCTTCCAAAGGACTTGACAAGGATATGCCTGTGGCACAAGCTGCACAAAACGCCGCGGTACGAGCAGAAGTTCAGAAGTTCGTTGACACCGCCAATGAGGGTGTTTCACGCGCTGAGTCAGTACGTAAATTCATTATCCTTCCAGAGGATTTCACTCAAGAAAATGGTCTCCTGACTGCTTCAATGAAGGTCATCCGTCCAAAAGTTATCGCGCGTTATAACGATTTACTGAATACCCAAATGTACACTCCGAGAAAGTAG
- the era gene encoding GTPase Era yields the protein MPYRSGFVAVVGRPNVGKSTLINALIGTQIAISSSRPETTRKAIRGILTLDHAQLVLVDTPGIHRPRTLLGQRLNDMVDESLSEVDAIAFLLPADQEVGPGDTRILTRLRSQYGKGAEGKDGWKVPVIAVVTKIDTLDREALISKLIEIEQFGAFSEIIPVSAVQHDNLDEVQSLLVQAMPEGPKMYPDEQISEEKPEDTIAELIRGAFLEELDDELPHSLAVVVDSVIYPDEDNSGDDSVNPSDKVRVLVSIYVERDSQKPIIIGKGAQHLVQVKKKLRTPVNRIIGQKSKLELHVKVSKGWQSDPKKLARLGF from the coding sequence ATGCCATATCGTTCTGGCTTCGTTGCTGTTGTAGGTCGACCGAATGTTGGTAAATCAACATTGATTAACGCTCTCATTGGCACTCAAATTGCTATATCTTCTTCGCGGCCGGAGACTACACGAAAAGCAATTCGTGGGATTTTGACCTTAGACCATGCGCAGTTAGTTTTGGTTGATACGCCAGGGATTCATCGACCTCGCACCCTGTTAGGGCAGCGGCTAAATGACATGGTCGATGAATCCCTAAGTGAAGTGGATGCCATCGCATTTCTCTTGCCTGCCGATCAAGAGGTAGGACCAGGGGACACTCGCATTCTTACTCGCTTACGCTCCCAATATGGCAAGGGAGCCGAAGGCAAAGATGGTTGGAAAGTACCGGTTATTGCAGTAGTAACAAAAATCGACACTCTCGATAGAGAAGCGTTAATCAGCAAATTGATTGAAATCGAGCAATTTGGTGCTTTCTCTGAAATCATTCCGGTTAGCGCAGTGCAGCATGACAATCTCGATGAAGTGCAATCTCTTCTAGTTCAAGCTATGCCCGAGGGTCCGAAGATGTATCCGGACGAACAGATTAGCGAAGAAAAACCCGAAGATACCATAGCAGAACTGATACGTGGAGCATTCCTGGAAGAGCTAGATGACGAACTGCCTCATTCCTTGGCGGTGGTAGTGGACTCCGTTATTTATCCTGATGAAGACAACAGTGGTGATGATTCAGTTAATCCTAGCGACAAAGTTCGTGTGCTGGTGTCTATATATGTTGAACGCGATTCACAGAAGCCCATCATCATTGGTAAGGGTGCACAACATTTGGTGCAGGTGAAAAAGAAGTTACGCACTCCCGTCAATCGTATTATTGGCCAAAAATCCAAATTGGAACTACACGTTAAAGTATCTAAAGGATGGCAGTCCGACCCTAAGAAGTTGGCTCGTCTCGGTTTTTAG
- a CDS encoding hemolysin family protein, translated as MQAELLALVVVMVLVASALVWLSLVMAATEGAVSRVTRASLNNLILTVQTDLDLGQFSRMKRIEKIHRVQRLISDRYATAGSCAFFRIVCNILDGALVVTIISLFGLPLWVGVVSGLIFALIVGFVSILVRPRVAGASKPLDIMLAYGKITAVATVLTPFAKARNPNKGRKHNKDVSLSDDEELEKIQLEQGRAMVDRLVETNGFDPEVSEMLRNVLTLSDTLTREIMVPRTDMICVDQHVSLRSALKLFSRSGFSRIPVIGEDVDDLVGVAYLKDAVRTVAFNPAADGREIASVCRDPMLVPESKPVDDLFHHMQQTRQHVAIVVDEYGGIAGMVTIEDAIEQIVGELEDEHDRTQHQDPEKVKDSTWKLPARTSIADLEEIFEIDIDEDDVDTVYGLLTKVLGRVPIVGSSAVVRGLRLTAIDSAGRRKKVSTILVEPAAASSEASAEEDTQAIEDKSDEQE; from the coding sequence ATGCAGGCTGAATTACTTGCACTCGTCGTGGTAATGGTACTGGTAGCATCTGCGTTGGTTTGGCTCTCTCTGGTGATGGCAGCGACAGAAGGTGCTGTGTCAAGAGTCACTCGAGCGAGTTTGAATAATCTTATTCTTACTGTGCAAACAGATCTTGATCTCGGACAGTTCTCACGTATGAAGAGAATTGAAAAAATTCATAGAGTTCAGCGTTTGATATCTGATCGTTACGCTACTGCTGGCTCGTGTGCCTTCTTTCGCATCGTATGTAACATCTTAGATGGTGCGTTAGTAGTTACCATCATTTCGCTATTCGGTCTGCCCTTGTGGGTCGGTGTGGTATCTGGATTGATCTTTGCGTTAATTGTGGGTTTTGTATCAATTCTTGTTCGTCCACGAGTTGCTGGAGCTTCCAAGCCTCTTGATATTATGCTGGCCTACGGCAAAATTACTGCTGTCGCTACGGTGCTGACGCCCTTTGCTAAAGCTCGCAACCCTAATAAAGGGCGTAAACATAATAAGGATGTCAGTCTGTCCGATGACGAAGAGCTTGAAAAAATTCAATTGGAACAGGGTCGGGCTATGGTCGACAGACTTGTTGAAACCAATGGTTTTGATCCTGAAGTCTCAGAAATGCTTCGGAATGTACTCACTCTGTCTGATACGTTGACCAGAGAGATCATGGTTCCTCGAACGGATATGATTTGTGTCGATCAGCACGTCAGCTTGCGTTCTGCGTTGAAACTATTTTCTCGTTCAGGTTTTTCCCGCATTCCAGTGATTGGGGAAGACGTCGACGATCTGGTGGGTGTTGCTTATCTCAAAGATGCCGTCAGAACGGTGGCTTTTAATCCTGCTGCTGACGGGCGTGAAATCGCTTCTGTGTGCCGTGATCCTATGCTGGTACCAGAATCAAAGCCTGTTGACGACCTTTTTCACCACATGCAACAAACAAGGCAGCACGTAGCAATTGTTGTTGACGAGTATGGTGGCATTGCTGGTATGGTCACTATCGAAGATGCCATTGAGCAAATCGTTGGCGAGCTTGAAGATGAACATGATAGAACGCAGCATCAAGATCCCGAAAAGGTTAAAGACTCTACGTGGAAACTCCCCGCACGCACATCAATTGCTGATCTAGAAGAGATCTTTGAAATCGATATCGATGAAGACGATGTGGATACTGTCTATGGCTTGCTGACGAAGGTACTCGGTAGAGTACCTATAGTTGGCTCGTCAGCTGTAGTAAGAGGCCTGCGCCTTACTGCTATTGACTCTGCAGGACGACGTAAGAAAGTATCTACGATTCTTGTTGAACCCGCAGCAGCATCGAGTGAGGCTTCTGCTGAAGAGGATACACAAGCAATTGAAGACAAGTCAGATGAACAGGAGTAA
- the ybeY gene encoding rRNA maturation RNase YbeY translates to MSVEVTNETSWNIEPKLFSDLGIWVLDQMRVSTQSDLTVLFYEADAIAELHERWMNLSGPTDVMSFPMDELRPGDGKTVVEGILGDIVICPQVASQQAVSAGHSTMEEMLLLAIHGMLHLLGYDHTTAEQERQMFGLQRQLLLTFLAQLPAGTTQAWIQDRENTSTTRVVGDRDDTQKDIEA, encoded by the coding sequence ATGAGCGTTGAAGTTACTAATGAAACATCATGGAATATTGAACCAAAGCTGTTCTCTGATTTAGGAATATGGGTTTTAGATCAGATGAGGGTAAGTACGCAATCGGATCTCACCGTGCTATTTTACGAAGCAGATGCCATTGCTGAGCTTCACGAGAGATGGATGAATCTTTCTGGCCCTACTGATGTGATGAGCTTTCCTATGGATGAGTTACGTCCAGGTGATGGGAAAACTGTAGTTGAAGGAATCTTAGGGGATATTGTTATTTGCCCTCAAGTGGCTTCGCAGCAGGCAGTTTCTGCAGGGCATTCAACTATGGAAGAGATGTTGTTGTTGGCGATTCATGGGATGCTGCATTTGTTGGGTTATGACCATACCACCGCTGAGCAAGAACGGCAGATGTTTGGCTTGCAACGGCAGCTATTGCTGACGTTTTTGGCACAGCTGCCGGCTGGTACCACACAGGCTTGGATTCAAGATCGCGAAAACACTTCAACCACACGAGTTGTGGGTGACCGCGATGATACACAGAAGGATATTGAGGCGTGA
- a CDS encoding PhoH family protein — protein sequence MATTTRTITIPSELDPVAVLGPVDEVIREVERAFPDLTIIVRGNRVAIMSRSKQTESQAAKAQDVVSAIIDAAYSAPMDADTVRRLIETQHVHGTHSRRLDRETPKVLRQERSTAKTMNVPGVITYASGVPVRPKTAGQVSYVNAIEKNTITFAIGPAGTGKTYLAVAKAVHAFQNKEISRIILTRPAVEAGENLGFLPGTLNEKVDPYLRPLYDALSDMLGAEQMRRYMDDGTIEVAPLAYMRGRTLNDAFVILDEAQNTTEQQMKMFLTRLGFNTRMVVTGDITQVDLAVPKSGLATIESILHGIDDIAFAHLDATDVVRHALVGKIVQAYDRRAQQGAAVSAQRRTVAKGSAL from the coding sequence GTGGCCACAACTACACGTACCATCACGATTCCGTCGGAGCTTGATCCGGTGGCAGTACTCGGGCCAGTTGATGAGGTTATCAGGGAAGTTGAGCGCGCATTTCCTGATTTGACTATCATCGTTAGAGGTAATCGAGTAGCGATTATGTCGCGAAGTAAGCAGACGGAATCGCAGGCAGCGAAAGCACAAGATGTTGTCAGTGCAATCATTGATGCTGCATACTCAGCGCCAATGGATGCCGATACTGTTAGGCGGCTTATTGAAACGCAGCACGTTCATGGCACTCACAGTCGTCGTTTGGATCGCGAAACTCCAAAAGTATTACGTCAAGAACGAAGTACGGCAAAAACTATGAATGTACCAGGAGTGATTACATATGCTTCAGGAGTTCCTGTACGCCCTAAAACTGCAGGTCAGGTCTCGTATGTCAACGCTATTGAAAAAAATACTATAACCTTTGCCATCGGTCCGGCAGGAACAGGCAAAACGTACCTGGCTGTTGCGAAGGCAGTTCACGCATTTCAGAATAAGGAAATCAGCAGAATCATTTTGACTCGACCTGCTGTTGAGGCCGGCGAAAATTTGGGATTTTTGCCAGGCACATTGAATGAGAAGGTCGATCCTTATCTTCGTCCACTGTACGATGCGCTCTCCGACATGCTTGGTGCCGAACAAATGCGTCGATATATGGATGATGGAACTATAGAAGTAGCGCCGTTGGCTTATATGCGTGGAAGAACATTGAATGACGCCTTTGTGATTCTTGATGAAGCTCAAAACACCACAGAGCAGCAGATGAAGATGTTCTTGACAAGGCTAGGTTTCAATACACGCATGGTCGTTACTGGAGATATTACTCAGGTGGATTTGGCAGTACCAAAATCTGGATTGGCCACTATCGAAAGCATTTTGCATGGGATTGATGATATTGCTTTCGCGCACCTTGATGCTACAGATGTAGTGCGCCATGCCCTCGTAGGCAAAATCGTGCAAGCATATGACCGTCGAGCGCAGCAAGGTGCAGCTGTATCTGCTCAACGCCGTACTGTTGCAAAGGGCTCAGCATTATGA